In one Nicotiana sylvestris chromosome 8, ASM39365v2, whole genome shotgun sequence genomic region, the following are encoded:
- the LOC138875598 gene encoding uncharacterized protein has translation MAIDQNVEELLIMGGSDLIIRQAQGEWETRDVKLIPYKKHVEDHNKRFKSIEFRYIPRCHNELADALATLASMLPYPGNAHIDPLEIQIRERHGYCNTIEATPNTQPWYHDIKKFLKTQEYPEQASGDQKRTIRWHASGFFLSGDVL, from the coding sequence atggcaatcgaccaaaaTGTCGAAGAGTTGTTGATCATGGGAGGCTCAgatctgattatccggcaagcccaaggagaatgggaaacccgagatgttAAGCTTATCCCTTACAAGAAGCATGTGGAAGACCACAAcaagcgattcaagtcaatagagttcaggtacattcctcgttgTCACAACGAATTAGCCgacgcacttgctactttggcctcaatGCTGCCATATCCAGGCAATGCTCACATAGATCCCTTGGAAATTCAAATccgggaaaggcatggttattgtaatACAATTGAAGCAACACCAAATACCCAAccatggtaccatgacatcaaaaaGTTTCTGAAAactcaagaataccccgagcaagccagtggagaccaaaagagaaccattagatggcacgcgagtggtttctttttgagtggggATGTCTTGTAG